In one window of Nocardiopsis aegyptia DNA:
- a CDS encoding TetR/AcrR family transcriptional regulator, with amino-acid sequence MPKITDERREERRLQIVHAAMRCVAAQGFHKTTMADVIRESGMSAGAVYGYFRNKEDLIIAIADKAMSLADRTIGELLETDPLPTLSAMVEHITTAITGFQQGEQGDITRVAVVVWAEAIRDESVRALVTARFQVIRGRYAELVRAQQRAGRLDPAEDPELVARALFGLMPGFVLQRLLMGDLDPETYARAVRGLQRISDTP; translated from the coding sequence ATGCCGAAGATCACCGATGAACGCCGCGAGGAGCGCCGCCTGCAGATCGTGCACGCGGCCATGAGGTGCGTGGCCGCGCAGGGATTCCACAAGACGACCATGGCCGATGTGATCCGCGAGTCCGGAATGTCCGCCGGAGCGGTCTACGGGTACTTCCGCAACAAGGAGGACCTGATCATCGCGATCGCCGACAAGGCGATGAGCCTGGCCGACCGGACCATCGGGGAACTCCTCGAGACCGACCCCCTGCCGACCCTGTCCGCGATGGTCGAGCACATCACCACCGCGATCACCGGCTTCCAGCAGGGCGAACAGGGCGACATCACCCGTGTCGCGGTCGTGGTCTGGGCCGAGGCCATCCGCGACGAATCCGTCCGCGCGCTGGTGACCGCCCGCTTCCAGGTGATCCGCGGCCGCTACGCCGAACTCGTCCGCGCGCAGCAGCGCGCCGGTCGGCTCGACCCCGCCGAGGACCCCGAACTCGTGGCCCGGGCGCTGTTCGGGCTCATGCCGGGCTTCGTCCTGCAGCGCCTGCTCATGGGCGACCTCGACCCCGAGACCTACGCCCGCGCCGTCCGGGGCCTCCAGCGCATCTCCGACACCCCCTGA
- a CDS encoding enolase C-terminal domain-like protein has protein sequence MAPHTGSATATRIVELELIGLRDSAAGRGAGGGPALVRVADGDGVSGWGEIPWAGPARWEALTRSFAPALLDHAWLRPTEAGEAWADLPWDPAVAGALDTACWDLWSRQRGTPLAHALGGERTALTAGVTLARQVTLESVVTEVNRQVGAGFRRIRLEIEPGWDADVVRAVQGSFPFLVLQADAGGRYTESTADLDSLRALDGVGLVAIEDPFDPDDLAAYTRLSGELRTPVALHRSLTSVADLGAAIRAEAGSAVNVDPARLGGLTEARRAVDRAVDAGWTVWCGSSARTGVGRAATVALASLAGASLPVEVPGAGSRGRDLVVPPVRAHEGVVPVPLTESGLGHGVDRAAVADHTARAVVVDADGLRELPTRRTRGRRAQGR, from the coding sequence GTGGCACCACACACTGGATCGGCGACGGCCACACGCATCGTCGAGCTGGAGCTGATCGGGCTGCGGGACTCGGCCGCAGGCCGGGGCGCCGGCGGCGGCCCGGCCCTGGTGCGCGTGGCCGACGGCGACGGTGTCAGCGGCTGGGGCGAGATCCCCTGGGCCGGCCCCGCGCGGTGGGAGGCCCTCACCAGGTCCTTCGCCCCCGCCCTGCTCGACCACGCCTGGCTGCGGCCCACCGAGGCCGGTGAGGCCTGGGCCGACCTGCCCTGGGACCCCGCCGTGGCCGGCGCCCTGGACACCGCCTGCTGGGACCTGTGGAGCCGCCAGCGGGGCACGCCGCTGGCCCATGCCCTGGGCGGTGAGCGCACCGCGCTGACCGCCGGGGTGACCCTGGCCCGCCAGGTGACGCTGGAGTCCGTCGTCACCGAGGTGAACCGGCAGGTCGGTGCGGGGTTCCGTCGCATCCGCCTGGAGATCGAACCCGGCTGGGACGCCGACGTGGTCCGCGCCGTGCAGGGCAGCTTCCCCTTCCTCGTCCTCCAGGCGGACGCGGGCGGCCGCTACACCGAGTCCACCGCCGACCTGGACTCCCTGCGCGCGCTCGACGGTGTGGGCCTGGTGGCGATCGAGGACCCCTTCGACCCCGACGACCTGGCCGCCTACACGCGCCTGTCGGGCGAACTGCGCACCCCGGTGGCGCTGCACCGGTCGCTGACGTCCGTGGCGGACCTGGGCGCGGCCATCCGCGCCGAGGCCGGGAGCGCGGTGAACGTCGACCCGGCGCGCCTGGGCGGCCTGACGGAGGCCCGCCGCGCGGTGGACCGGGCCGTCGACGCGGGGTGGACCGTCTGGTGCGGGTCCTCGGCGCGTACCGGCGTCGGCCGCGCGGCCACCGTGGCCCTGGCCTCGCTGGCCGGGGCCTCACTACCGGTCGAGGTCCCCGGAGCCGGGAGCCGCGGCCGGGACCTGGTCGTCCCCCCGGTGCGCGCGCACGAGGGCGTGGTCCCGGTCCCGCTGACCGAGAGCGGCCTGGGACACGGCGTCGACCGCGCCGCGGTGGCCGACCACACGGCCCGCGCGGTGGTCGTGGACGCCGACGGCCTGCGCGAACTCCCCACCCGCCGCACCCGCGGGCGACGCGCCCAGGGGCGCTGA
- a CDS encoding MaoC family dehydratase — MVRVFADIQELTAAQGETLGPTDWVRIDQTRIDTFADATGDHQWIHIDREKAAAGPFGTTIAHGYLSLSMLAFFSPQLLTVTKRPAMTVNYGLNKVRFLQPVTVDSRIRDTAVLSEVKETPKGTLLTVSHTVEIEGQERPALVADSLGLWVA; from the coding sequence ATGGTGCGCGTATTCGCCGACATCCAGGAACTGACCGCGGCCCAGGGCGAGACCCTCGGCCCCACCGACTGGGTCCGGATCGACCAGACCCGCATCGACACGTTCGCCGACGCCACCGGCGACCACCAGTGGATCCACATCGACCGCGAGAAGGCCGCCGCCGGCCCCTTCGGGACGACGATCGCCCACGGCTACCTGTCGCTGTCCATGCTGGCCTTCTTCTCGCCGCAGCTGCTCACCGTCACCAAGCGCCCGGCCATGACCGTCAACTACGGCCTCAACAAGGTCCGCTTCCTCCAGCCGGTCACGGTCGACTCGCGGATCCGCGACACCGCCGTGCTCTCCGAGGTCAAGGAGACCCCCAAGGGCACACTGCTGACCGTCTCGCACACCGTGGAGATCGAGGGCCAGGAGCGCCCCGCCCTGGTCGCCGACTCCCTCGGCCTCTGGGTCGCCTGA
- a CDS encoding glycosyl transferase family 2 gives MITNVLRQALRTRGDEPAVLCRAGIANRTLGALDRLRLRPHDRLVDLDTHPVGEPLTVPGVRGHGTGGSVALCVVLAATYTDLRRAATVLTGFPAAAHILVAVTDTPGHSRPPVPSAPGLGEWRGLLEQRTRRLGKHGWICEFFFPAGTAVAPVVAGVFEGTGGRRPVPAPRPLAALYGAESATWRAGDPGALWAPAAGPAPRLKAVPAVDLVLRTDDGSALPDWDDPDIPVADRRASGADVWDLDGAPADAVPAPALRISGSDPALEVPPIDERTVNPVGFRTRVTGPVADLTAVDGRTVVVADGRVLAEVAADGTVTDVALERVRDLRGIRVRWEGHGGPVSTVRAVASLAAGGVPLLSGPVPGWAAGLGDTLVDLLAGAEEAELDDPLRREEYSVRLRRAALRTHGQRARWQALAAHTGVPVAPEPRVSVILCTRRPEMVGFALAQIARQRGVRLEVVLTLHGFPADLPEVAAAVREFTATGLPLTVHEADADRVFGAVLNDTVDRVSGHLVSKWDDDDWYGPDHLADLLLARTYSGADLVGNVQDFVYLEELDLTVRRGKQSELPIRFVSGGTLMFDRGVWEEVGGFRPLPRAIDTQLMTALLHNGGRIHSAHGLGYVLRRAGDGHTWNEDLSYFIGKRVDQWPGWRPSAILEGEPVPFGRRDRDAAPVGGQA, from the coding sequence ATGATCACCAACGTCCTTCGCCAGGCCCTGCGTACGCGCGGTGACGAACCCGCCGTGCTGTGCCGTGCCGGTATCGCCAACCGGACGCTGGGCGCCCTCGACCGCCTGCGCCTGCGACCGCACGACCGCCTCGTGGACCTCGACACCCATCCTGTGGGCGAGCCGCTGACCGTGCCAGGCGTACGCGGGCACGGCACGGGCGGCTCGGTCGCGCTGTGCGTCGTGCTGGCCGCCACCTACACCGACCTGCGCCGGGCCGCCACGGTCCTGACGGGCTTCCCCGCGGCCGCGCACATCCTCGTCGCCGTGACGGACACGCCTGGGCACAGCCGCCCGCCGGTGCCCTCCGCGCCCGGCCTGGGGGAGTGGCGGGGTCTGCTGGAGCAGCGCACCCGCCGGCTCGGCAAGCACGGGTGGATCTGCGAGTTCTTCTTCCCCGCCGGCACCGCGGTGGCCCCCGTGGTCGCCGGGGTCTTCGAGGGCACCGGCGGGCGGCGCCCGGTGCCGGCCCCGCGGCCGCTCGCCGCCCTGTACGGAGCCGAGTCCGCGACGTGGCGCGCGGGGGACCCGGGGGCGCTCTGGGCCCCGGCCGCGGGCCCCGCGCCCCGGCTCAAGGCGGTCCCGGCGGTGGACCTGGTGCTGCGCACCGACGACGGGTCGGCGCTGCCCGACTGGGACGACCCGGACATCCCGGTGGCGGACCGGCGCGCGAGCGGGGCCGACGTGTGGGACCTGGACGGCGCGCCCGCCGACGCGGTGCCCGCTCCGGCCCTGCGGATCAGCGGGAGCGACCCCGCGCTGGAGGTGCCGCCCATCGACGAGCGGACCGTCAACCCGGTCGGGTTCCGGACCCGGGTGACGGGCCCGGTCGCCGACCTCACCGCAGTGGACGGGCGCACGGTGGTCGTCGCGGACGGCCGGGTCCTGGCCGAGGTCGCCGCCGACGGCACCGTCACCGACGTCGCCCTGGAGCGGGTGCGCGACCTGCGCGGCATCCGCGTTCGATGGGAGGGGCACGGCGGACCGGTCTCGACGGTCCGTGCGGTGGCGTCGCTGGCCGCGGGCGGTGTGCCGCTGCTGAGCGGCCCGGTGCCGGGCTGGGCCGCCGGGCTGGGGGACACACTGGTCGACCTGCTGGCCGGGGCGGAGGAGGCCGAGTTGGACGACCCGCTGCGCCGGGAGGAGTACAGCGTGCGGCTGCGGCGCGCGGCCCTGCGCACCCACGGCCAGCGCGCCCGCTGGCAGGCGCTGGCCGCGCACACGGGTGTCCCGGTGGCGCCCGAGCCCCGGGTGTCGGTGATCCTGTGCACGCGGCGGCCGGAGATGGTCGGGTTCGCACTCGCCCAGATCGCCCGCCAGCGCGGTGTCCGGCTCGAAGTGGTCCTGACCCTGCACGGGTTCCCCGCCGACCTGCCGGAGGTGGCCGCCGCCGTCCGGGAGTTCACCGCGACCGGCCTGCCGCTGACCGTGCACGAGGCCGACGCCGACCGGGTGTTCGGCGCGGTGCTCAACGACACGGTCGACCGGGTGTCGGGCCACCTGGTGTCCAAGTGGGACGACGACGACTGGTACGGCCCCGACCACCTGGCCGACCTGCTCCTGGCGCGCACCTACTCCGGAGCCGACCTGGTCGGCAACGTGCAGGACTTCGTCTACCTGGAGGAGCTCGACCTCACCGTGCGGCGCGGCAAGCAGAGCGAACTGCCGATCCGGTTCGTCTCCGGGGGCACGCTGATGTTCGACCGGGGCGTGTGGGAGGAGGTCGGCGGGTTCCGGCCGCTGCCCCGGGCGATCGACACCCAGCTGATGACCGCCCTGCTGCACAACGGGGGCCGGATCCATTCGGCGCACGGTCTCGGCTACGTCCTGCGCCGCGCGGGGGACGGGCACACGTGGAACGAGGACCTGTCCTACTTCATCGGCAAGCGCGTCGATCAGTGGCCGGGCTGGCGGCCGAGCGCGATCCTGGAGGGCGAGCCGGTCCCGTTCGGCCGCCGGGACCGGGACGCGGCCCCCGTCGGCGGGCAGGCGTGA